The genomic region AAACACCGCGAGGTCGGCCTCCACACCCTTGTCCGACCAGGACTGCATCTCATTCACCAGCGTCTTGAACAAATTGATGTTCAGGCTGCCGCATAGCCCGCGATCACTGGACACCACGACGTAGCCTACCCGCTTGACCTCGCGGTCCTGAAGATAGGGGTGCCGGTACTCGGGATGCGCATGGGCCAAATGCTCAATTACTGCGCGCATCTTTCCCGCATAGGGACGCGCGGCGAACATGCGATTCTGCGCCTTGCGCATCTTGCTCGCGGCCACCATCTGCATCGCACGGGTGATCTTCTGCGTGCTCTGCACGCTCTTGATCTTGGTGCGGATCTCTCGGGCACCGGCCATGACTCAGGGATCGCTCTTCATGATTGGGTTGCGTGTCTCACCAGGCGTGGTGGGCCTTGAAGTCATCCAGCGCCTTGCGCAGGGCCGCTTCGACCTCCGCGCTGTACTCGGGATTCTCGTTGATCCGCTCCAACAGACCGGCATGACTAGACCGCATATGGCCGTGCAGCGCGTGTTCGAAGTCCACCACCTTACTGATCTCAACGTCGTCCAGATAGCCCTCGTTGGCCGCGAACAACGATACCGCCATCTCGGCGACAGACAGTGGCGAGTACTGGCGCTGTTTCATCACCTCCGTAACCCGCTGCCCGCGCTCCAACTGCTTGCGCGTCGTCTCATCCAGGTCCGAGGCGAATTGGGCGAAGGCGGCCAACTCACGGTATTGGGCCAAGGCGAGCCGCACCCCGCCGCCGAGCTTTTTGATGATCTTGGTCTGGGCAGCACCGCCTACACGCGACACCGACAGCCCTGCGTTGATGGCCGGGCGGATACCGGCGTTGAACAGATCGGTTTCCAGAAAAATCTGTCCGTCGGTGATGGAGATCACGTTGGTCGGTACGAAGGCCGAGACGTCACCGGCCTGGGTCTCGATGATCGGTAGCGCGGTCAGGGATCCGGTACGCCCCTGGACCTTGCCGCCAGTGGCCTGTTCCACGTAGCCCGGGTTGACCCGCGCCGCGCGCTCCAACAGCCGCGAGTGCAGATAGAATACATCGCCGGGATAGGCCTCGCGCCCGGGCGGGCGGCGCAGCAACAGCGACACCTGTCGATAGGCCCAGGCCTGTTTAGTGAGGTCGTCATAGACGATCAGCGCGTCCTCGCCCTTGTCGCGGAAGTACTCACCCATGGCACAGCCTGAGTAGGGGGCGATGAACTGCAGCGCCGCGGCATCGGCCGCCCCCGCAGCGACCACGATGGTATGTTCCATCGCGCCGTGTTCCTCCAACTTGCGCACCACCCCGGAAATAGAGGAGTTCTTCTGTCCGATGGCGACGTAGATGCACTTAATGCCGGTACCTTTCTGATTGATGATGGCGTCAATGGCCACTGCCGTCTTTCCGGTCTGGCGGTCTCCGATGATCAACTCGCGCTGACCACGCCCGACGGGCACCATGGAATCGATGGCCTTCAGACCGGTCTGCACCGGCTGACTCACCGACTGACGGCTGATCACACCCGGCGCCACCTTCTCGATCGGCGAAGTGGTGTCGTAGGCCACCGGACCCTTGCCGTCGATGGGCTCACCCAGGGAGTTCACCACCCGGCCGAGCAACCCGTCTCCAACGGGCACCTCCAAGATACGGCCGGTGCACTTAACCGTGTCGCCCTCAGAGATGTGGGTATAGGCCCCCAGCACCACCGCGCCGACGGAATCGCGCTGCAGGTTGAGCGCCATACCGAAGGTGTTGCCCGGAAACTCGAGCATCTCTCCCTGCATGACGTCCGCCAAGCCATGGATGCGCACGATACCGTCGGTGATCGCGACCACCGTCCCCTCGGTGCGTGCCTCGCTGACCGCATCGAAGCCTTCGATACGTTTCTTGATCAGCTCGCTGATTTCGGTGGGGTTCAATTGCATTCCGATATCCTCACGAATGACTCAGGCTAATGCCCAGTTGTTCGAGCTTGCCGCGCACCGATCCGTCGATGACCAGATCGCCGGCGCGCACCACGGCTCCGCCCAGCAGCCGCGCGTCGATGGCACACTCCAAATGGATCTCCCGGCCGAGCCGCGCCTTGAGCGCCGCGGTGATCCGGTGGCGCTCCGTCTCCTCCACCGGGTAGGCGCTGATCAACTGCGCCTCGACGGTGCCCTCCGCCGCGGCGCGGTAGTCCTCGTAGAGGGCCGCGAGGGTCGGCAGCACAGCGAGACGGTGGTTGTCCGCCAACACGCGGATCAGGTTGCGCCCCGCGTCGTCCAACCGATCGCCGAGGATGTCCAACAAAACCTGTGCGACGTCCGCGACCGTGAGCCGCGGATTGTCGATGAGTTCTTTGAACTGCGGGTTCTCCGCCACCCGCGCAGCGGCCGCCAGCCGCTCAGACCACGCGGGCAACACCCCCGCGTCCCGCGCCAGCTCGAACACCGCCCGCGCGTAGGGTCTGCCTAGGGTCTCGTCTTCGGCCATTGCTTGTCAGTCCGTCCGGGTAATGTCACGGCGCCGCTCGCCGCAGCTGAGAACTCAGGTAGATTCAGATCTGCTCGGCCAGGTCCTTGAGCAGCTCGTTGTGAACCTTGGCGTCGATCTCCCGTTTGAGGATGCGCTCGGCGCCGATCACCGCCAATCCCGCCACTTGGCGGCGCAGCTCCTCCTTGGCGCGGGCGACCTCCTGATCGATCTCGGAGCGTGCCGTCGTCAGGATGCGCTGCCCCTCCTCGCGGGCGTCGGTCTTGGCCTCATCGACGATCTCCGCGGCACGCCGCTGGGCCTGGGTGATCACCTCAGCCGCGCCAGTCTTGGCCTCGCGCAAGGTCTCCGCCACGCGCTGCTGTGCGAGTTCCAGGTCGCGCAGCCCGCGCTCAGCGGCCGCCAAGCCATCGGCGATCCGCTTGCTGCGCTCTTCCATCATGTGGCTTAACGGCTTCCACAGGAAGCGCATAACGAACCAGACGAGGACCGCAAAGGTGATCATCTGGCCGATGAGCGTGGAAGTGACATTCACGTCCGGACTCCTGGTGTCGATAAACCGTGTCTTCCCATAAGGCTCCAGCGGGCGGGTTTAGCCGCCGAGTTGCGCACGGGCCGCCACAACGAATGGGTTGGCAAACACGAACCACATGGCGAATGCCAGTACGATGAAGGGGAACGATTCCATCAAACCGGCAGTGATGAACATTTGGATCCGCAGCGTGGGCATCATCTCAGGCTGACGCGCAACGCCCTCCATATATTTGGCACAGATCAAGCCCCAGCCGAGCGCCGAGCCGAGGCCGGCGGCGGCCAGCATCACGCCTACACCTAGCGCGGTGTTGGCGTAGATCATGGTTACCAGGTTGGTCAGATTCGCATCGGCAGTCATCGAGCATTCTCCTTAGCAAAAACATGAACCGAAAATCGGGTTGCACCGTGTCTCCCGCCGGGCCCGTGGCGCCGGCGCGGGGTGCCGCCTATGCGTCCTGCCGTGAAAACTGCACCGGCAGTGCGCAGCAGCAGGACTCCCGTCGCCGCCATGCGTATCGCGTCAACACGTCCTAGTGCGCCTCCTCGTGGGCAATGCTCAGATACATGATCGTGAGCACCATAAAGATAAACGCCTGCAAGGTGATTACCAGCATCTCGAAAATGCCCCATACCCCCCCCAGCACCGGTATCACGTAGATAGGCATCAGGGCGATGAGCAGGAACACCAACTCGCCGGTAAACATGTTGCCGAACAGCCGCAGCGCCAAGCTTAGTGGCTTGGCGATTTCTTCCACCGCCGTCATCAAGATATTGACCGGGATCAGCCACTTTCCGAACGGGTGGAACAAAAAGGTCTTGAGGTAACCCACAGGACCCTTGATCTTGATGTTGTAGAAGATCACCAGCGCGAAAACGCTCAGCGACAGGGCAAAGGTTGTGTGGGGGTCCGTGGTGGGGACCAGCTTGAAGTGTCCGACGCCGAACCAGGAGGCAATCTTGGGAAACAGATCCACGGGAACCAAGTCCAGGGAATTCATGAGAAACACCCAGATGAATACCGTGAAGGCCAATGGCGCGACGAAGGGGTTACGGGACGCGAATGCCTCCTGCACCATCCCGTCCACGAACTCCATCAGATACTCCAGCACGTTCTGCATGCCGGTCGGGCGGTCCGGGTCCAGGTTGCGGCCCACCCGCCAACTGACCAACATGATCACGCCGGCGAGTACCCAGCCTACGACCAAGCTGTCCAGGTTCACGCTCCAGAAGCCGTGCCCAACCTGCCAGTTGACCAGATGGTGCTGGATGTACTCGACCGGATTCGCTGTCGCCGGTTCAGCCGCCGTCACCGTTACACCCTCTCCCCTGCTCCCTGCCGCGGCACCGCGCGGCGGATCCCCCACCGTCGGCCCGGGCTCGTTCGGGACGCTAACACGTTCATCCAGAAACACGGTCCGCGTGATCGTGCGCTACCGGGGCGTGCGTGAAGACAGCCACTTTCGCCGATCCTGCGCGTCGGATAGCTCCGCTATTCACCTCGGACGATCGCGAAACGGTCCTCGATTTCCCACACGCGGCGCTGCGCGCCTGTTGCTCGGACCGACTTTCAATCCTCAGCGGGACAACCGTCGGCGCGGGTCAATGGCGCAGGCCGCCCATGTAGCCGAGCTGGGCCACGGCGAACCCGACGATCTGGGGCACGGGCGGCAATCCGAACACCCCGATTCCCACCCCGAAGCCCACCAGGGTCAGCACATAACGCTGCATCGCACCCAGATACAGGTGGCCCACGCCCCCTATTGCGTTGTGGGCCGCCGCCGCGCCGGCCTGCTGCACCCCGCGTGCCAGCAACAGGCTGTTGAGTACTGCCAGTCCGCCGCCGAAGAGCGCCCCCCCGGCGGCGGCAGTTCCCTGCACCGCGAGCCACACTCCGGCCGCGGCTAGAACTATTATTATTTGTATAATTAGGATATTGCGTATGCCGCTGCCCATGCCCCCGGACCTCGATGCGGGCTGCCGTAGTAGCGTCCAGGCCGTCGCCTGCGACCGGGCCCGGGTGAAACTGGCCCTGCCCGCCAGCACCACAAAAGTGCGGGGTGGTTAGGCGCCGCGCAGTATAAAGACTCGGCCTGGAATGGTCAATGTTAACGCCCTAAGAAACCACAGCTTAGGCCTGAGGGCCACCGTGGGCGCCGGCACCCTGCCGGGCCCCGGACCCGCGGGCGGCTGACATGGTCGCCGCTACAATTCCGGGTGCAGATTTTCCTGGAAGATCGCCTTATGGACGTCACCCACGCTGATGATCCCCACTAGGCGCTGGTCCTCCGCCACCGGAATCCGGCGGATGCGGTGCCGGAACATCGCAGAGGCGGCCTTGAGCACCGGCATCTCGGGATCGACAGTGTATACACGGGTGCTCATCAATTCCTCCACCCGCAGGCTGACCACGTCCTTGTAGCCCCGTTCCATGGTCTCGAAATCCAGGGTTGCCGGGTTGTGCATGTAGTCCTCAAGCTGGGGGAACATCGCGTGGAGCACGTCTTTCTCCGAAATAACTCCCACCAAGCTCCCGTCTTCGGCCACCACTGGCATGCCGCTGATCCGGTGAAAACACATCACCAGCGCCACCTCCCGGATTAGCGTGTCCGGACGGGCGGTCTTGATGTCCCGGGTCATGATGTCGCGTACCAACATAGGGAAATCCCATAAGTAATTACTTGATGTGGGCCAGGATACCGTCCAACTCGTCCAGGCTGTTGTATTGGACCACCAGCCGTCCTTTACCGCCGGCACGGTGATCCAGCTTGACCCGAGCGCCGAGTTGCCCGGACAGGCGTTCCTCCAAGCGCTGGATGTCCGGGTCGGTACGCGGCGGCGCGCCGGCCGGTCCCGACGGCGGTGCGGCCTGCAGACGGCGGACCAAGCGCTCCGTCTCACGCACCGACAGGCCCTTGGCCACCACTTCGCGCGCCACCTGGATCTGCCGGCGGCCGTCCAGGGAGAGCAGCGCCCGGGCGTGGCCCATCTCCAAACGCCCGTCCCGGAGCAACCCGGCCACTTCCGCCTCCAGGTCCAAAAGCCGCAGCAGGTTGGTGACCGCCGTCCGGGAACGCCCGATGGACTCCGCCACCTGCTGGTGGGTGAGCCCGTGGTCCTCAGCCAGACGCTGGATCGCACGTGCCTCGTCCAGTGGGCTCAGGTCCTCCCGCTGGATATTTTCGATGAGTGCCATGGCCAGGGCGGCTTGATCCGACACGTCCCGTACCAGGGCGGGGATGTGTTGCAGTCCGGCCATTTGCGCCGCCCGCCAGCGCCGTTCCCCCGCGATGATCTCGTAGCCGTCGGCGTCGCTGCCCCGTACCACGATCGGCTGGACCACCCCCTGGGCACGGATCGACTCGGCGAGCTCCTCCAACCCCGCGATGGGGAACTCGCTGCGCGGCTGGGACCGGCCACGGCGGATCACGCCCACCGGCAACGTCCGCAATCCCTCGCCACGCGCCACCGCCGCTGGCACCGGCGGTGGCACAGCCGTAGCCGCCGAACCCAGCAACGCCTCCAGACCCCTGCCGAGGCCCCGCTTCTTAGCCACCATTGTGGGCCATTTCCACCGTTTCGGGGGTGATGCGCTGACGCCGGAGCATCTCGCCCGCCAGGGTGAGGTATGCGAGGGCTCCGCGCGAGGTCCTATCATACAGCAACACCGGCAACCCATGGCTGGGTGCCTCGGCGAGGCGCACGTTGCGCGGAATCACCGTGTTGTACACCTTATCGCCGAAGTGCAGCTTGAGTTGCTCGGAAACCTCGTTGGCAAGGTTGTTGCGCGTGTCGTACATGGTACGCAACAGACCTTCCAGTTCCAGTGCCGGGTTCACGGTCTTCTGGACCTGGGTGATGGTGTTCATGAGGGAGGACAGCCCCTCCAGGGCGTAGTACTCGCACTGCATCGGCACGATGACCCCGCGCGCCGCGGTCAGGGCGTTGAGGGTCAGGATGTTGAGTGCCGGCGGGCAATCAATGAATAAGTAATCGTAGCGGTCTCGGACCGTGGCCAGGATCTGGCTCAGGCGCTGCTCGCGGTGCTGGGCACCCATGAGCTGCACTTCCGCCGCGGTCAGGTCATCGTTGGCGGGCAACACATCGAACCCGGCGGCCTCCAGGGTCAGCGCGGCCTGATCCACCTGGGCATCCCCCAGCAGCACGTCGCAGGTGCTGTGGATCACCTCGCGCTTGTCGATCCCGCAACCCATGGTGGCGTTGCCCTGGGGGTCCAGGTCGATCAGGAGGACGCGCCGCTTGGCCGCCGCCAGGGAGGCGGCCAGATTGACGCAGGTGGTGGTCTTGCCGACCCCCCCCTTCTGGTTGGCGATGGCGATGATTCTGCCCATGAGACCCAGGTGACCGGAAAGTGGGGCGGCGCGTCCGCAAGGGGACTCGTCCGAGCCTGGACGGAGGCGATCCCGGCCCGGGTTCAGCATAACCGCTTTGCCGCGCCCTGCCCAGTCGCGTCCACACCGGGGACACCCCTCATCGGGGTTCAATCCTCAGCAGGTGGCGTTGCGCAGCCAGACCCGGGACCTGCAGGCTGTGGGTCTCGGACAGGGCGAAACCCGCCGGCAAGGGGGGCTCGTCCGCGCCCGGATAGATCCCCTTCATGGCCAGCACCACCACCCCCGGCCGGCACAGGTGCCGGAGCGCCTCCAAGAGCCGGTCCAGGGGGGCAAACGCGCGGGCGATGATCACCTCCGGGGGCAACGCGGGCCGGAAATCCTCCACCCGCTCGCGCACCACGGTAACGTTGGTAAGCGCCAACTCCGCCACTACTTGGGTCAGAAACCGGGTCTTCTTGAGGCCGCTGTCGAGGAGCTGGAACTGGCGTCGCGGCGCGGCCAGCGCCAGGGGAATACCCGGAAGACCGGCACCGCTGCCCACGTCCAGCACGTGGCCCGGCGGCAGGTACGGTAGCACCGCGAGACTGTCCAGCAGGTGACGGGTCACCTGCTCCAATGGATCCTCCACCGCGGTCAGGTTGTAGGCCCGGTTCCATTTCGCGAGCAGGGCGAGGTAGGCCAGCAGGCGCGGCGCGAGGCTGGAGTCCGGCGACAGGCCGAGGGCGGCGAGGCCGTGGGACAGACGCGCTTCCGGGGTGGTAAGGCCGGGGTCCGAACCAGCCCCTGAGGCGCCTGGCGCGCGCGGCGGCGGTCGGAACACCATCAGGCGCGCTTGCGGCCGCCGCCGGTCGTGCTACCCTCCCGCCGGCGCAAATACACCATCAACAGGGAGATGGCCGCGGGGGTAACCCCCGGCAAACGGGCCGCCTGACCGAGGTTGGCGGGACGGCCGGCCTGGAGCTTCTCGCGCACCTCCGCCGACAACCCGCGCACCGCGCCGTAGTCCAGATCCTCCGGTAACCGCAGGGCCTCGTGGCGCCGCGCCCGCTCTATCTCGTCCTCCTGACGGGACAAGTAGCCATGGTACTTGGCTTGAACCTCCACCTGCGCCGCCACCGCCGGGTCCGCCGCCGGAGGGCTGGCGCCGGACAGGGAGGTGAGTTGGTCATAGCTGAGTTCTGGCCGGCGCAACAACTCCAGCGCCGCACACTCCCGGCCCAGGGCTTGACCCAGATACGCCTCCAGGGCCACCGCCAACGCACTACCGGGCCGTACCACGAGCGCCGCCAGCCGCTGCTGTTCGCGCTCAATGGCCTCCCGCTTGGTCTCGAAGGCGCGCCAGCGCGCCTCGTCCACCAGCCCCAGCTCACGCCCCAGCGGGGTGAGACGCAGATCCGCATTGTCCTCCCGCAGCAGCAGGCGGTACTCGGCGCGACTGGTGAACATTCGGTAGGGTTCCCGGGTCCCGCAGGTAATCAGGTCGTCCACCAGCACCCCTAGATAAGCCTGGTCCCGGCGCGGACACCAGGGCTCCCGGTCCTGGACTTGGCGGGCCGCGTTGATGCCGGCCAGCAGGCCCTGCGCGGCGGCCTCTTCGTAACCGGTGGTGCCGTTGATCTGCCCGGCGAAGAACAGCCCCGCGACATGCCGGGTCTCCAGGGACCCATGCAGGTCTCGGGGATCGAAGAAGTCGTACTCGATGGCGTAACCGGGCCGGGTGATCCGCGCGTGCTCGAAACCGGGGATGGAGCACACCAGTTCGCGCTGCACGTCGAACGGCAGGCTGGTGGAGATCCCGTTGGGGTAAAGCTCGTGGGTATTCAGCCCTTCGGGCTCCACGAACAAGGTGTGGGACGTCCGGTCCGCGAAGCGCACCACCTTGTCCTCGATGGACGGGCAGTAGCGCGGACCCACGCCTTCGATGGCACCGCTGTACAGCGGCGAGCGATCCAGCCCACCGCGGATGATGTCGTGGGTACGTTCGGTGGTGCGGGTGATGTGACAGCACACCTGGCGCGGATGCTGTTCCGCCCGCCCCAGGAACGAGAACACCGGCACCGGGATGTCGCCGGGCTGAGCCTCCATCCGCGTGAAGTCCACGGTGCGCCCGTCGATGCGCGGCGGCGTGCCGGTCTTGAGCCGCTCGACCCGAAACGGCAGTTCGCGCAGGCGTCGCGCCAGGGCGTTGGCCGGCGGATCACCGGCGCGCCCCCCCTCGTACTGGGCCGGTCCCACATGGATACGCCCACCCAGGAACGTCCCCACCGTGAGCACCACGGCGCGAGCGGCGAAGCGCAACCCCATCTGGGTCACCACTCCGGCCACCCGGCCCTGCTCCAGAATCAGGTCGTCCACCCCCTGCTGAAACAACGCCAGGTTGACTTGGGACTCCAGGGCGCCACGCACGGCCTGCCGGTAGAGTTGGCGATCGCACTGGGCACGGGTGGCACGCACCGCCGGCCCCTTGCTGGCGTTCAGCACCCGGAACTGGATGCCCGCTTGGTCTGCGGCACGGCCCATGAGACCCCCAAGGGCGTCGATCTCCTTTACCAGATGGCCCTTGCCGATCCCGCCGATGGCCGGATTGCAGCTCATCTGCCCCAGGGTTTCCAGATTCTGGGTCAGCAACAGGGTACGGGCGCCGAGGCGCGCCGCCGCCAGGGCCGCCTCAGCCCCAGCGTGACCGCCCCCTACCACGATGACATCGAAGCGTTCTGGATCGTCCATCGGCGCTACCCCCGGCCCGGCTCCCGTTGCTACTGCATCCCAGTGTAATCAGACCGCCCCGGCGGACGCCAGCGCCCACGGCCAGGAGCGGGCGACCCTATTGACGGTCCGGATCCCGCAAGCTGATTACCGGCCACGCGCGCTCCTGAGCATGACGGGCCAGCACCGGATCGGGATCCACCGCCACCGGGTGATCCACCCGTTGCAGCAAGGGCAAGTCGTTGTGGGAATCGCTGTAGAACCAGCTACCGGGCCAACCCAAGCCCTGGGCGTCGAGCCACGCCTGCAGCCGCTCCACCTTGCCGGCCTGGAAACAGGGCGTGCCCGCCACCCGCCCGGTATAACGCCCGTCCTGCCAC from Chromatiales bacterium 21-64-14 harbors:
- a CDS encoding F0F1 ATP synthase subunit alpha, encoding MQLNPTEISELIKKRIEGFDAVSEARTEGTVVAITDGIVRIHGLADVMQGEMLEFPGNTFGMALNLQRDSVGAVVLGAYTHISEGDTVKCTGRILEVPVGDGLLGRVVNSLGEPIDGKGPVAYDTTSPIEKVAPGVISRQSVSQPVQTGLKAIDSMVPVGRGQRELIIGDRQTGKTAVAIDAIINQKGTGIKCIYVAIGQKNSSISGVVRKLEEHGAMEHTIVVAAGAADAAALQFIAPYSGCAMGEYFRDKGEDALIVYDDLTKQAWAYRQVSLLLRRPPGREAYPGDVFYLHSRLLERAARVNPGYVEQATGGKVQGRTGSLTALPIIETQAGDVSAFVPTNVISITDGQIFLETDLFNAGIRPAINAGLSVSRVGGAAQTKIIKKLGGGVRLALAQYRELAAFAQFASDLDETTRKQLERGQRVTEVMKQRQYSPLSVAEMAVSLFAANEGYLDDVEISKVVDFEHALHGHMRSSHAGLLERINENPEYSAEVEAALRKALDDFKAHHAW
- a CDS encoding F0F1 ATP synthase subunit delta, which translates into the protein MAEDETLGRPYARAVFELARDAGVLPAWSERLAAAARVAENPQFKELIDNPRLTVADVAQVLLDILGDRLDDAGRNLIRVLADNHRLAVLPTLAALYEDYRAAAEGTVEAQLISAYPVEETERHRITAALKARLGREIHLECAIDARLLGGAVVRAGDLVIDGSVRGKLEQLGISLSHS
- a CDS encoding F0F1 ATP synthase subunit B, encoding MNVTSTLIGQMITFAVLVWFVMRFLWKPLSHMMEERSKRIADGLAAAERGLRDLELAQQRVAETLREAKTGAAEVITQAQRRAAEIVDEAKTDAREEGQRILTTARSEIDQEVARAKEELRRQVAGLAVIGAERILKREIDAKVHNELLKDLAEQI
- a CDS encoding F0F1 ATP synthase subunit C codes for the protein MTADANLTNLVTMIYANTALGVGVMLAAAGLGSALGWGLICAKYMEGVARQPEMMPTLRIQMFITAGLMESFPFIVLAFAMWFVFANPFVVAARAQLGG
- a CDS encoding F0F1 ATP synthase subunit A (Produces ATP from ADP in the presence of a proton gradient across the membrane. Subunit A is part of the membrane proton channel F0), which translates into the protein MTAAEPATANPVEYIQHHLVNWQVGHGFWSVNLDSLVVGWVLAGVIMLVSWRVGRNLDPDRPTGMQNVLEYLMEFVDGMVQEAFASRNPFVAPLAFTVFIWVFLMNSLDLVPVDLFPKIASWFGVGHFKLVPTTDPHTTFALSLSVFALVIFYNIKIKGPVGYLKTFLFHPFGKWLIPVNILMTAVEEIAKPLSLALRLFGNMFTGELVFLLIALMPIYVIPVLGGVWGIFEMLVITLQAFIFMVLTIMYLSIAHEEAH
- a CDS encoding chromosome partitioning protein ParB; translation: MVAKKRGLGRGLEALLGSAATAVPPPVPAAVARGEGLRTLPVGVIRRGRSQPRSEFPIAGLEELAESIRAQGVVQPIVVRGSDADGYEIIAGERRWRAAQMAGLQHIPALVRDVSDQAALAMALIENIQREDLSPLDEARAIQRLAEDHGLTHQQVAESIGRSRTAVTNLLRLLDLEAEVAGLLRDGRLEMGHARALLSLDGRRQIQVAREVVAKGLSVRETERLVRRLQAAPPSGPAGAPPRTDPDIQRLEERLSGQLGARVKLDHRAGGKGRLVVQYNSLDELDGILAHIK
- a CDS encoding chromosome partitioning protein, whose protein sequence is MGRIIAIANQKGGVGKTTTCVNLAASLAAAKRRVLLIDLDPQGNATMGCGIDKREVIHSTCDVLLGDAQVDQAALTLEAAGFDVLPANDDLTAAEVQLMGAQHREQRLSQILATVRDRYDYLFIDCPPALNILTLNALTAARGVIVPMQCEYYALEGLSSLMNTITQVQKTVNPALELEGLLRTMYDTRNNLANEVSEQLKLHFGDKVYNTVIPRNVRLAEAPSHGLPVLLYDRTSRGALAYLTLAGEMLRRQRITPETVEMAHNGG
- a CDS encoding 16S rRNA (guanine(527)-N(7))-methyltransferase RsmG, with product MVFRPPPRAPGASGAGSDPGLTTPEARLSHGLAALGLSPDSSLAPRLLAYLALLAKWNRAYNLTAVEDPLEQVTRHLLDSLAVLPYLPPGHVLDVGSGAGLPGIPLALAAPRRQFQLLDSGLKKTRFLTQVVAELALTNVTVVRERVEDFRPALPPEVIIARAFAPLDRLLEALRHLCRPGVVVLAMKGIYPGADEPPLPAGFALSETHSLQVPGLAAQRHLLRIEPR
- a CDS encoding tRNA uridine-5-carboxymethylaminomethyl(34) synthesis enzyme MnmG, with protein sequence MDDPERFDVIVVGGGHAGAEAALAAARLGARTLLLTQNLETLGQMSCNPAIGGIGKGHLVKEIDALGGLMGRAADQAGIQFRVLNASKGPAVRATRAQCDRQLYRQAVRGALESQVNLALFQQGVDDLILEQGRVAGVVTQMGLRFAARAVVLTVGTFLGGRIHVGPAQYEGGRAGDPPANALARRLRELPFRVERLKTGTPPRIDGRTVDFTRMEAQPGDIPVPVFSFLGRAEQHPRQVCCHITRTTERTHDIIRGGLDRSPLYSGAIEGVGPRYCPSIEDKVVRFADRTSHTLFVEPEGLNTHELYPNGISTSLPFDVQRELVCSIPGFEHARITRPGYAIEYDFFDPRDLHGSLETRHVAGLFFAGQINGTTGYEEAAAQGLLAGINAARQVQDREPWCPRRDQAYLGVLVDDLITCGTREPYRMFTSRAEYRLLLREDNADLRLTPLGRELGLVDEARWRAFETKREAIEREQQRLAALVVRPGSALAVALEAYLGQALGRECAALELLRRPELSYDQLTSLSGASPPAADPAVAAQVEVQAKYHGYLSRQEDEIERARRHEALRLPEDLDYGAVRGLSAEVREKLQAGRPANLGQAARLPGVTPAAISLLMVYLRRREGSTTGGGRKRA